The stretch of DNA CAGTAACCGGCATCCTGGGAACCAGCCCCGAAGAGGAAGCAGCCTTCGAGGACTTCGCCAACGAAGCTCCCTGCCCCGCGCTCAATCCCGAAACCGGCCTCTGCGACCTCTACGAAGCCCGCCCCATGACCTGCCGCGTCTTCGGACCACCCGTCCGGATGGCCGCCTCGTCGGATGGCGAACAACAGGAAAGCTCCAACGCCGGGAACGAAGATGGTTTCGCGATCTGCGAACTCTGCTTCACCACCGCCACTCCTGAAGAGATAGCCGCTGCCGAGATGACCATCCCTCACGCCGAAGAACAAACGTTACTCGACCAATTTGATCCCGTCGCCAAGGGCGAAACCATCGTCGCCTATTGCCTGGTTCCCGTGCCTCTCTCCCAACCCGACGCTACTGCCGCTTAAGCACCACCGTCGACTTCTCATCCGAGAGAATCGCCCCTTCGAGATGGCGAAACTCCGACGCCTTATCGGCAGGCAGTTGCACCTCCACTACCTTGAAGTCCCGCTCATAATGCAGCAGCCTGCCCTTCCCCGATGCCGGAACAGAGACCGAAGAATGGTAGCTGGCGAAGTTCATATCCACGTTGACGGGATCGGGCATCTCATCTACCACCCAGCCATCCGGCAATGCAATGTCGTAGCTGTCATGCCAGTGCCCCGTCGCCTGCAAATCAATCGGCACCGTGCGCGGCTTGTCATCATTAGGCAGCACATCCGAACCAACAACGCGAGGCCGCACCAGCAGCAGCGGACCAGCCGCATGGGCATACTGGCTGGCGGTCAGCTTGTAATGAAACTCCAATGGCTGATCCAGAGCCACCGGCTGCACGAACCGAAAGGAATCCAGCACCGCGCCGGGCACATCTCCCGCCACGCGCTTCTCCCAGTATTCGTGCCGCTCCTTTTCATCCGTGTATTTGAGCAGCATCCTCAATTCCCCGCCCTCGGGCCCGGAGTGGGAAGTATCGACCGAGCCGCTCAGCGTCCCGTCCGCCGAGAGCGTAAATGCCCCCTTGCGCTTCGTGCCATTGGTCTCAGGAGCAAGCACCGGCAGCGCGATAATCTGGCTCTCAGCGCCAGCCGCAAGAATCCCAAAGCTGCCCTGCTCATATGAAGGCAGATTCCCCACTGGCGTATGCTCATTCGTCGGGTCAAAGATCAGATACCGCTTGCCGCCCTTGCCCGTAACAACCGCCTTCAGGCGCGAATCGTGGACATCGGCGGGCAGCTCGATCGCTGCAATCATGTGATTCCCAAGCAACGACGGCTCAGCCGGATCGACAATGCCGCGATGATCGTCGACCGGCATATAATCGGCCCGAATGCCAGCCACCTGCAGCATGGAGACCAACAGCGTCGTCTTGTCCTTGCAGTCTCCGTAACGGTTGCGGAAAATGTCCGCCGCATGATTCGCCTGCAATCCGCCAATGCCACGCGAGACGACAAAATATCGAATCTCCCTTTGAATGGATTCTGTGATGCGGCTGAGCCTTGTATAGAAATCCGGCGCTCCCGCGATCAGTTCCTGAACCCTGGCGGTAATCTCCGGCGAAGGCTGGGGCCGGTCAGCCTCCAGCTTTGTCACCCACTCCCCGATCGCTCGCCACTGATTATCCCTGCCCTCGACCGCCGCATCGCCCCATTGCACCGACATGCGCGCCGCCAGAGCGCCCCATTCCGGGTGTGACGGAATATCCCGCAGCGTGAGATCGGGCATATCCCTGATCTCCCATCGCCAATGATTCGGCGATACCTCAACCGGCTTCACACCCGCATACTGATGCCATGCTTCCGCGTGGCTGCGACCAGCGGGCAGATCGACCTCCAATGCCTCGAACACCATGGGAATTTCGCTTTGTATATGCCAGACCTTCTCCTGCATATACGGCTTCAGCAACTCCTCGGACTCGCATACCACGACCGCGCCAACATCCACGGCAGGCGGATGCGCCACGCGGTACTTGTAGGTCGACAGCATCACCGGAATCCCCGTATCACCTTCGTCGGTGAAATCAGCTTCCTGCGCCTGATACTGCTTCTCATCCGCACCAATCGTCCAAACGCGGAAGTAGTTGATCTTCTCATCCACGTCGTAGGACACTCCGCACTCGTGGTGCCGCCCCTGCGGTTTGAGGATGCGAATTGCCTCGCGCTCCCGCTCCACCGCCCGGCCCTGTGTATCTACGGTTTCAACGTACTCATCGTAGAGAATGACCGCCGGTGAGTCCTTTGCGTAATACGGCGTATGTGTCTTGTAAGCATCGAGACCCCACTGCGGCACCGGCAGTTTTTCCTTGCCGAAGATCGAAGCCCCGCACGAGGCAGAGAGCAGCGGACCCCATAGCGACACAATTAACAAGCTTCGAACCGTTCGCATCCAAAATCCCCCACCTGGGCGTCCATCCATCAAATTCATCCCTCAGTTTCCGCCGTTTGCTGGAGCAACCTTCAACACCAACTGCTGCTGATCGGCTGTGGCCACCTTTTGATAGAAATCGCGCAGCGACGAGTAGTCCTTGGGCTCAAGCAGCGCAAAGGCTCGTGCGAAGGTCCGCGCAACAGTGATGTCGTTCTTCTTGGCAACCGACTTCAACTGAAACGCCGCATGGCCCGGCCAGGGGATCGAAGAATCAGGCGGCGCGCTTTCTACAGCAAATGTATCGGGCAGGTGGTAAGTCACCTCATCGCTGACGGTGTCCGCGTACTCCATATCCACCGGGGTCAACCGCTTCTCTTCGGCGACAAACGGGTGCTTTGCGCGTGATTCGAAAAACACACCCGGCAGGAAGACTCGCTTCCCAGTGGCCGTTCCCATGTTGCCGGAAACCTTCACAATCGCCATCAGCACGGAGTGATAATCGTCCAGTGCAAGAAAGTGATCCAGTTCCGCATCCACCCCATCGGGAACCATCCTGCGCAGTTCCTCATTGAATCGCTTCTTGACCTCATCTTCGTCGTTCTCAACTGCCGTCTCTCGCCACCGCAAGGCTGCCGGTCCATTCATCGTAATGCGGATGGTCCCTGTGATGCTGCCATCGCGGTCGATGGTCAGGTATCCGGTTCTCAGGGTCGACGCTTGTTTATACGAATTTCCGGGAGTGCCGCTTAACTCCGGCCCTTTTTCGCTCTGGCGCAGAGAAGACACCAGGGAGTGCCTCCAGTCCAGTTCGCCAAAGTCCGCAAATTTCGTGCCCGGATCAAGAGGCGTCTCCTTGCCGTCGATCGTCACCACCACCAGAACGTCCTGAAACTGCGAAAGCGATAGGAAGTAGGGGTTGAATATATCCCGATTCCTGTCGCAGACTGTCATCGCATAGGTCTTCAATCCCGCAATCCGCGCCATGGCCAGGTACAGCAACGCAATCTCATCACTTGTACCGCTCTTCCTGGTCCACACATCCTCGGCATCTTTGGCTTCCTTGAGATGCAGTTCCTTTAACTCCGATTCCGACTTGCGACGGGTGTAATCGGTGTTTTCGAGCGCCATCACCGCATCGTAGATTTTGTGCGCCTTTACATCTTCGCTATCTGCGGGCGCGACAATGGTTGCCACTGCGTCCTTCAGAGTCTTGGTCTCGCCGGCAAAGTGATCCATTTGTTTTGACCAGCGCTCACCCTCATGCTTCCAGAAGTCTTCCTTGGTGGAATACCCCGTGTAGTAAAACTGGACGCTCTCCATTAGAGCGGCCATAGGCGGCATGTATTCCTCATCCGGGACGGGCGCCACATCCGTGACATCCAGCGTGTACCTTCCGGACGCCTCATAGTTGACTTTGACGCCCTCCGGCAGCATCGAGCTATACAGTAGTTTGCTCGCCGCCTCCCCTCGGCTATTCACCACACGATGCAGGTATGCGAAAGGAAGAAAGGAGTAATGCGCCTTTCGCACAAAGTACTCTTGCTGGACCTCCCACTCCGGCGAGGAGAGTGTTTCATCGCCGTAGCGGAGCTGCCACCGGTACTCAAGAATGCTGCCCACCTCGACGCTTGGAAGAGTGAACACCATTTTGTTGATCTGGACTCCAGTCCCCTTGTGCTCTACCAAGTCCGACGGCTTCACGTCGAGCGGGATCACCGTCCCATCGGAATGGATCGTCCGCGCCTTGACGTCTTCCACCTTGAAAGCGCCCTTCGGATAAGGCACTCCGACAGTCGCAAGTTCCTTCCCCTTCTCGGTCAGCACTTTGATTCGCGCATAAAAGCTATGGAAATGCAGATTGTCATCCACCGTCTCTTCGCGATACAGGTAGATTGCTGCTGCTCCCGGAGCCTTCGGCTCTGCGGTCATTTTGAGCTCTTCGTCGGTAGGCGGTTGAAACTGGCCCCAGGAAGAAGCGGGAAATGCGAGAACCGCAGCCGCGAAGGCGACTTGCAGCCAAAGACGAAACCTCATCGTTACTCCAGTACCCAGCAATGAATAATTAACTTAAGGAACCGCTTTCCGCCGGCAGTCAGCCCGCGCAGATTCCAGTTTTGAGTTAGGGGATGCTATGCCAACTTAACCGGAGGATAGGGACTATGGCAAGCGCGAAACAAGAATGAGAGAGAATTTCGCACCGCGAGTGTTTTGAAGCGAGTTATCTCGATCAAAACTGTTTACTGCTTTCTATATACGAAAGTCTGCCCACTGAGTTATGCGGCCAATTCGATATCCTGGGAATTCTCTGTTCGAGACACCTGCGCCAGTCTGACCGGCATCGTCCGAAACAAAACGACTGGCTCGAGAACGAAGCTGAGCAGAAGCCGCGGAATCCGGCGGAAGTCATCGGCCATCGAGCGCCCCTGCTTGCCCGTTAGAAAGGTCCCATGCCGCATCACATGCCTGTGAAAAAGCGCCGAGATCAGTGTAAAGACACACACGCTCACCAGGGCCCGATGCGGAGCTGGCGCGCCGACCGTCCTGTGCAGCAGCCAATCCAGCAACTGTGCAAGCCCGGGCACACCCACCACGATTCCCAGGTCTCCAAGCCAGCGCCTGCGCAATCCCAATGCCGCCTGTTGCAACCCTGCGTAGACTCCCGAAGTCAGCGTCACATAAGCCATCTCAACCACGACGATTGCGAACCCATCTCGATTCCGACTGTGCGCCACCGCCGCGGCGTATACCACCGACCGCGCCGTCGCGCTCATCAGCGCGCATTTCCAATTCCAGGCAAAATTCCAGTTCCAGCGCGCCACTTCGCAATGGCTGACTTCAGTCGAGCAAATGGGATTCATGCCTTCATCTTGCCCTGTTCGCCCCAGAAGCAAATGAACGGCAGATTACATTGCCGCGAACTTCCGATCCCATCCGTTAATGAAACTGGTTCCTTTCCAGTGAGCCATACCGAAATCGGGATGACTTCAGGTTTGCCATTGCCTCAAGTAAATCAATTTAGTTATAGTCTTCTGGCATCCTTGATGCGGTGACAGGAGTCCTCCCCGTGAATCTGCAGCCCCGCCGAATCTTCTCCCGAATTGCCGTATTTTCTTCGCTAATTATTTTGCTTTCTATGGCTTGCGTGGCTCGCGCGCAGTGGAACCCGCCGAACCCAGTCACCAGCTTCACTCAGATTTCAGATGGGCTGGAAGTGCACCAGACAGCAGGCGTCCTGCGCATTCAGGTCACGTCCCCGGCGATCCTGCACATCACCTACGGTCCTGAGTCTGGCGCTCAGGAACATCCATCCGATGGCGTCCTGGCCAAACGGGACTGGCCGCCAGCGCAATTCACTGTCGAGTCCGACGCCAAAACGATCACGCTGACCACGGCTCAACTGAAGGCGATCATCGATCGCAGCACAGGCGCACTGGCCTATGAAACGCTCGCCGGACAGAGGCTCACGACCGACAGCTACCGCCAGTTGCATCCCGCCGAAGTGAACGGCGAAAGGACAAACCACGCCGAAGTCTTTTTCGCGATTTATGGTTCCAAAGAAGGCTTGTACGGCCTTGGACAGCACCAGGCGGGCGTCTGGAATTACCGCGGCGAAACCGTGGATCTGTCACAGGAAAACACGGATATAGCGATTCCGCTGCTCGTTTCGAGCAACGGTTACGGCATCTTCTGGAACAACCCTTCGCGTTCGCAGGTCAATAATCGCTTCGTTCACATGCTGTATCTGACCGCTGAAGTAGCCGACAAAGTCGACTACTACTTCCTCGCCGGACCGGAACCGGATCGCATCATTGCTCATTACCGCGAACTCACCGGCGATGCGCCCATGTTTGGCCGCTGGGCCTACGGCTTCTGGCAGTGCAAGAACAAGTACCAGTCGCAGGCGGAACTCGAGTCCGTTGCGGCCAAATATCGCGACCTGCACATCCCCGTCGACAACATCGTGCAGGACTGGTTCTGGTGGGTGAACATGGGCGAGATGAAATGGAACTCGAACTATCCCGACCCACCTGCGTTAATCAAGACCCTGCACGACGAGCACTTCCACCTGATGGTTTCGATCTGGCCGTACTTCCGTCCCGGTTCCAAGGAATACGAGACGATGGACAAGAACGGCTGGTTCATCGCCAAGACTCAGGTCGGCGGATTTCATCCAGTCGGTCAGGCATTGTATGACCCGACCAATCCT from Acidicapsa acidisoli encodes:
- a CDS encoding YkgJ family cysteine cluster protein; the protein is MHQPFANPTVHLRQQDAKLIQIVDAALADATLRAGAHLACRPGCTQCCHGAFAINPLDALRLRSAMASMAETQPEQAAAIAARAQKFLTEFAPDFPGDPVTGILGTSPEEEAAFEDFANEAPCPALNPETGLCDLYEARPMTCRVFGPPVRMAASSDGEQQESSNAGNEDGFAICELCFTTATPEEIAAAEMTIPHAEEQTLLDQFDPVAKGETIVAYCLVPVPLSQPDATAA
- a CDS encoding DUF3857 domain-containing transglutaminase family protein, which encodes MRTVRSLLIVSLWGPLLSASCGASIFGKEKLPVPQWGLDAYKTHTPYYAKDSPAVILYDEYVETVDTQGRAVEREREAIRILKPQGRHHECGVSYDVDEKINYFRVWTIGADEKQYQAQEADFTDEGDTGIPVMLSTYKYRVAHPPAVDVGAVVVCESEELLKPYMQEKVWHIQSEIPMVFEALEVDLPAGRSHAEAWHQYAGVKPVEVSPNHWRWEIRDMPDLTLRDIPSHPEWGALAARMSVQWGDAAVEGRDNQWRAIGEWVTKLEADRPQPSPEITARVQELIAGAPDFYTRLSRITESIQREIRYFVVSRGIGGLQANHAADIFRNRYGDCKDKTTLLVSMLQVAGIRADYMPVDDHRGIVDPAEPSLLGNHMIAAIELPADVHDSRLKAVVTGKGGKRYLIFDPTNEHTPVGNLPSYEQGSFGILAAGAESQIIALPVLAPETNGTKRKGAFTLSADGTLSGSVDTSHSGPEGGELRMLLKYTDEKERHEYWEKRVAGDVPGAVLDSFRFVQPVALDQPLEFHYKLTASQYAHAAGPLLLVRPRVVGSDVLPNDDKPRTVPIDLQATGHWHDSYDIALPDGWVVDEMPDPVNVDMNFASYHSSVSVPASGKGRLLHYERDFKVVEVQLPADKASEFRHLEGAILSDEKSTVVLKRQ
- a CDS encoding DUF3857 domain-containing protein, which produces MRFRLWLQVAFAAAVLAFPASSWGQFQPPTDEELKMTAEPKAPGAAAIYLYREETVDDNLHFHSFYARIKVLTEKGKELATVGVPYPKGAFKVEDVKARTIHSDGTVIPLDVKPSDLVEHKGTGVQINKMVFTLPSVEVGSILEYRWQLRYGDETLSSPEWEVQQEYFVRKAHYSFLPFAYLHRVVNSRGEAASKLLYSSMLPEGVKVNYEASGRYTLDVTDVAPVPDEEYMPPMAALMESVQFYYTGYSTKEDFWKHEGERWSKQMDHFAGETKTLKDAVATIVAPADSEDVKAHKIYDAVMALENTDYTRRKSESELKELHLKEAKDAEDVWTRKSGTSDEIALLYLAMARIAGLKTYAMTVCDRNRDIFNPYFLSLSQFQDVLVVVTIDGKETPLDPGTKFADFGELDWRHSLVSSLRQSEKGPELSGTPGNSYKQASTLRTGYLTIDRDGSITGTIRITMNGPAALRWRETAVENDEDEVKKRFNEELRRMVPDGVDAELDHFLALDDYHSVLMAIVKVSGNMGTATGKRVFLPGVFFESRAKHPFVAEEKRLTPVDMEYADTVSDEVTYHLPDTFAVESAPPDSSIPWPGHAAFQLKSVAKKNDITVARTFARAFALLEPKDYSSLRDFYQKVATADQQQLVLKVAPANGGN